From the Aspergillus puulaauensis MK2 DNA, chromosome 1, nearly complete sequence genome, the window ATCGTGCGTTCAGTTACAACTCGGCGATATTCTTCGTATATGGACCGAGTGAGTATGCCGCTGTTATGGCGCCACCTAGGCCCATGAGTGACAATGGGACGGATCTCTGGAATCACTGCCTCGACACCCGCGGTTTGATGAACCAGACGACATTGGCTGCTGAGATGAGTCGGTCCGATCTCGAGGTTCTTTCGACTAAAGAGTGCTTTGACACTTTCGCGCGAGACTTTGTCTCCGGGCAGAGATTGGTTGTGCTGGTGACCAACGATCCAATGCCACCAGGAGAGCccgtggtgttgatgggAATGGGCAATTCCGGTAACATTATTGACACTGAAAACAGCAATTATATGTGGATGTGTGGTAACCATAACTGCACCAAAGAGTTTGCAAGTCAGAGGTGGGATGGAGACGCATGGAATATGGGGTCAGGGCCTTACGTCCATGCGCAGGTTCCCACTAGCAACGGGTTGCTGGACATGCCGGGCGTCTCTGATATGAATGCAACTCGCACGGCGGATTTAGAAAGGCTTTCTAAGTCGCTGTACAACTACGAAAATGAGGACGAAGTGAAGAGTGACCTCAGCAAACCCGACGGCTGGCATAATACTTCGTTTCCAGACAGTGTCACTATCCTGGGCCATACGTCGACATGTAGTATGGCTCAATTTGTCCCAAAAGAACATCAGAGTAGGCAACAGAGCTATCATATTGAGTACTGCTTGACAGGCCCAAAGGAGGAAACTTGTCAACTGGTTTTTAGCCCGCCGATTTGTCTGGTCGTGATCGGATGCAATTTGGTGAAGCTCATCTGTGCGCTATTTACAGCTCGAGATGGCAGAGATGAGGTGTTAGTTACGACAGGAGACGCAATCGCATCGTATCTAACGTATCCTGATCGGACCACAGAGGGCACCTGTCTGCTTTCCAAGCCTCTAATCGACAAGGGGAGCCAGGACTGGCATAACAGGCCAAGACTGCTTGAATGGAAGTCCGCGATACCGAAAACTccagcagcatcatcaaagCACCCCTTGCAACTGGAATCTCGAAAACGATGGTTGGAAGCCGCGAGTACTGAGCGATGGGTCCTCGCACTTGAACTGTAGGTCTCTCCACACCACAAGTCCGACTGGCACTGACATCGCAGAATAATCGGACTGGTTACCGTCGGAACCTACATCCTATCCACCAGTATCGTCAATTTTCAAGGATCATTTCCACGGACTAACAAGCCTCAATCCATCTGGGGTGCGGGATTGGGGGAAGCACGTCCATCGACAATCATGTCAGGGATGCAACTGGATCCTggtgccagcagcagcaagataTTCGGCAAGGCCCTGTTGCCTAACGCCCCCCAGCTCGTCGTTTCAAGCGGATATTTTATGCTCAACTCCCTGGTAACCATCATGGTCGGTGCCAGCGAATATAACAGCTACGCGAAACAGGGCAAGCCGCTACGCGTATCCTGGCCGCGCGGTGCCCAGCGATCAACCTACTACCTGTCCCTTCCATATAGATATAGCATCCCGATGCTTGTGGTCTCCGCGTTCCTGCACTGGCTCGTTTCACAAAGCTTTTTCTTCGTACAGATTGTTGCGTCGGATATCAATGGTGTGGAGCGCGAAATCATCACATGTGGATACTCGCCCATTGGGATTACGTTCACGGTTGTCGTCGgtgttttgtttcttttttcagtCTTGTTCATTGGATTGAGCCGCTTTAAATCACCTATGCCGCTGGCCGGACAGTGTAGTGCGGTCATCAGTGCTGCTTGTCATCCAAGCACGTCGAGTATGGATGATGACGCGAACCATGCGCTCAAGCCGGTGCAGTGGGGTGAAATCCCAGGTTCCAGCTGGCCTTCACTGGATAGCCCAATCCAAAGCAGTGGATATCAGAATCCTTTTGGCACTGGAGGATCGGAGGTGTATCATTGTTCGTTCACATCGGAGGAAGTATTTGAGCCACAGAAGCGGCGGAATTATATATAACGACCTCTCGATTTAGATTCAAACAAAGCGAAAGCCTGAAAATAGATTTCCcattaaaatataagatcATAGAGGCCCAAACACTTACCTATGAATAATGCCAACAGTATCTCCAACTGCATCAGTGAATGAGATAAGGCATCCTGGCGTGCATACAAAGTGTAACCAACCCCGCACGACTGCCAGGCTCATCCCTTCATATCCTCATCTCTCTCTCACTTCTGTCTTACAATCACTGCCAATCTCATCTTTACTATCATCAAACATGTCAGCCGAAGAAATAAACACCCTCCTCACCCTGCAAGCCGTGCGCACCAAAGCCCACCGCGTCTTCGATCTCGCCAAGAGAAACGCCCTCAACCACTTCGACTACCACCCAGACCGACTCGACGCGACAGTCGACTACGTGATTAGCATAATCAAGGTTCTACAAGCCCCCCATCTAAATGTCGTCATTGGACATTAATTTAGAGGTCATGACAGCGCGACTACGGCCCAGATAACTACACCGCTATCCCCCCGCACGGCCGCTGGCAGCACTTCGAGACCGGATCCGTCCCGCGCATAAACAACCTGTTGAAGGAATGGGATGCGCGCGGATACGATTCCCTCGAGAAGGTCCGCAGACTGGTTGATCTGTTCTTTGTTtcggtgctgctggatgcTGGGGCGGGCGATACATGGCGGTTTACAGAGCCCGGAAGTGGGGATGTTTATACCCGGAGTGAAGGGATTGCAGTTGCTAGTTTGTATATGTTTCTGAATGGGGATTTCTCGGGAGACGGCGGACAGAGGGCCGATGTTGTTACTGGTAGGTTGTGCATATGTACCCATAATTCAACGTGAATAGGCGGGTGGTGGGTGCTGACGTGGAAGTTCTGCGTCCGTAGGTCAAGCCCTGAAGAATTTCTCTGTCTCGGCGTTATCAAAAGGATTCCAGATCGACGAAGCAAATCCCCTTGTGGGCGCCAGTGCAAGAGTCGAAATCCTGCAACGGCTGGGGGCGTCTTTGTTGGGGAACGAAGACGTTTTTGGGCCGCAGGGAAGACCGGGAGGAATTGTTGGTATGTATCCACCTATCAATAATGCTGTCAACGGTCCCGCTAACGTGGAAGACTATCTGACCCGCAACGGGAGCGAGAACCTCGACTATCCCGAGCTCTGGGGTGTCCTTCAACGGCTGCTTATCCCGATCTGGCCGTCAGACAGGACAAAAGTAGCTGGGAAGCCCGTTGGCGATGCCTGGCCTTTGAGTGTGCTCAGCAAGCATGAAGGAACGGCCACGGAAGCCGTTGCGACGGGAAGCATCGCGCCATTCCACAAGCTGACCCAGTGGCTTGCATATTCGCTCAAGGTCCCCTTCGAACGGCTACTCGGGACGACGTGGACAAACGCACAGCTGGGCACGGGTCTTCCTGAGTACCGAAACGGTGGGCTATTCGTCGACATGGGGGTGATCACACTGAAACCCGAGGCGTTGGAACGGGGTCAGCGGGACGCTGGCGGCGGGAAATTACCGTGTTTTGGCGCAGGTGACGAAGAGATTGTCGAGTGGAGGGCCATGACGGTTGCGCTGTTGGACGAGGTGCACGCACGGATTTCGCAGAGTGGGGACTTTGGCGATGTGAGGCTTTCATTGCCGCAGGTGCTCGAGGCAGGATCGTGGAAGGCAGGCAGGGAGATTGCAGCAGAGAAACGGCCAGAGACCAAGTCGAGTCCGATTCTGAACTCGGGGGATGGGACGTTGTTTTGATAACTATCCATAGTTCAAGGATAGACAGTCGAATACTACGTTACAGTCGACTACTACGTACTATGAGCTCCGAGATATTCCCGCACTGAAGGATCGGGGCCGTACTCATCTCCAAAGGATTCGATCACATTGGCCGACGGTGGGTTGGAGGCATGCATGATGATGAATTCTGGCATCCTGATGGACCTGGTGTCTTGCATTTAAGGGTAAAGTCACCAATCAGTCTCACTTACCGCATCAAGTGGGGTAGGCCAGCGAGGCCGGTATAGCATCACAGTGCCCTATTTCGGAAACGGGCCGACGCGGCGGGGCATTCCGAGCGGTGTATACGACTCGCAGTCAGCTGGGCAGAGCTAAAGCACGTCATGGTCCAACGATGACGATGGGGAGTATCGCTGGCCTGATGAGCGCTGGACGAATAATGTGGTATGCTAGAAGTAGtaggagcagcagaagaagtaGAAGTAGGGGCGGGATGGCCGACGCACCCTCGCCCACAGTACCAGGCTCACTGGCTCATGGCTTGACGACTACGTCAATGTGCTCGAGCCCTCGAACTCTGCTTCTGCAGCTCGGCCCCGCGGGGCTTTTGACTGATAAGTCGGCGGATCCGATCGCTGCCCTGCGGACTGCGGAGAGCACTCGAAATGGCTCTGCGCACAGGTACGTATTTTCCTACTGGCGGAGGGCGACAAGGATGTCGCGGGAGGGCGCAGGGGTATGTCGGAACAATAATCCATGCCGCCACGAGCATCTGAAGACATGGCATGGAATTGACAATAATGACAGACGATGGACACTGACGATGATGCGCGAAGGATAGGCCCAAGCAGATCGACATGGGTCAACGACCTGAAGAAACAGCTCCACCGATGGGCGACATGGATGCCAGGAAGGGCAGGTCATCAGCCTTAATGCAAATTGTCGACTGGAAAACATTCTGTGGACACGCGCGCCGCGACTGCTTTGGGCGCAGGAGCAGGCGgccgctgattggctggcaCTGACCGCCGGCTGCGAGGGGACAAGAAGCGCAAAAGTCGGTCCTTTTTCCCTCCTCTTTAGTGTCCACTCATCGCTGGCTCGCGTCCCTccggctgttgctgttgggtCTCGATACCAGCGACCCAGATCTGACGATGACTTATAAATGCGCGAGGTGGGACACTTTTCCGAGATGTCCGTTGGGCCTACGGACTTTTTGTCAAATACACCACCATCCTTAAACCCCCCCTCGGCCTCCCCGCCAGCGCCAACTGCCAGCTCAGACTAAAGACCTCGAGAGTCTGACGTCCGGCTTGAGACTCGCCCTCGCCTAGTTCCATTGATGTCCGACTCGCTGCCCTCGCTGCCCTCGCGCACCCCCGCCCCGCCGCTGGGCCCTGACGCCCAGAATGCCGCGACTGACGAGGGCGCGTCCGGACGCAGGCACAAGACCACCGCCTGTGAGGAatgcaagaagaagaagctcaaggtaTGTCTTTTAATTTGGCGTTTCTGTTTGACTTCCGCCGTCTGCAGACCTCGTGTTAACCCCGCGGGGCCTTTAGTGTCGGGGCGACCCGCCGTGCCAGCACTGTGCCGCCAACAATATCGAATGCCGCGTCGACGAAATGGCCGATCAGCGCCGCAAGCTTCCCCAGAAACGCAAGCTCGAGGGTCTGGAGCAATCCAATGACATCCTGATGCGCCTGCTCAGCGCTATCCGCGACAGCGAGAACAAGCGCGTCGCCCAGCTGATGAACCTTATCCGGAGCCACCCCTCCATGTCCGAACTGCACAAATTCCTCCAGGTGAACTTTACACGGTCAGACATTGAGAAATCGCCTGAGTTGCGTGAGTTTCAGCGTCATGTCTTGCGCTCCGCTGATACAATGATGGAGGCGGGGGAGTCTGCGCCACGGCAGCCGCGGCGGATGCTGGACGTCCGCCGCCTCGCCGATAGCCCTGTCTATAGGGTACCGGCTAAACCTTGGACTACTGTgaccgacgacgacgacctcGTTTCCCACCTCGTCTCTTTGTACTTCACCTGGAGCTACCCCTTTTTCTGCTGGATGGACCGGGAGATCTTTGTCTGGGAGATGCAACGGGGCGACATAAAGAGCCGGTATTGCAGCCCGTTCCTGGTGAATGCAATACTCGCTGAAGCCAGTGTATGTTAAATAAATCCACGGTAAACGTCTTCAACCGCTGCACCAGGGGTTCCTAACCGTGTTCCTCGATAGTATCTTTCCGATTACGCCGAGGTCT encodes:
- a CDS encoding URC4/urg3 family protein (COG:S;~EggNog:ENOG410PI0G;~InterPro:IPR012469;~PFAM:PF07958), translated to MSAEEINTLLTLQAVRTKAHRVFDLAKRNALNHFDYHPDRLDATVDYVISIIKRDYGPDNYTAIPPHGRWQHFETGSVPRINNLLKEWDARGYDSLEKVRRLVDLFFVSVLLDAGAGDTWRFTEPGSGDVYTRSEGIAVASLYMFLNGDFSGDGGQRADVVTGQALKNFSVSALSKGFQIDEANPLVGASARVEILQRLGASLLGNEDVFGPQGRPGGIVDYLTRNGSENLDYPELWGVLQRLLIPIWPSDRTKVAGKPVGDAWPLSVLSKHEGTATEAVATGSIAPFHKLTQWLAYSLKVPFERLLGTTWTNAQLGTGLPEYRNGGLFVDMGVITLKPEALERGQRDAGGGKLPCFGAGDEEIVEWRAMTVALLDEVHARISQSGDFGDVRLSLPQVLEAGSWKAGREIAAEKRPETKSSPILNSGDGTLF
- a CDS encoding uncharacterized protein (COG:S;~EggNog:ENOG410PKSY;~TransMembrane:5 (o60-91i179-203o552-577i685-707o727-748i)), with the protein product MLTFTRSEDAGTEEQPRFISSFISWPSDSSKTKLESKPDSWSDSIDSCQSPRPRPPHSRAWIKGVVVCSWIIAFVLCINILLTIIAVGIAYSKNGETDHSFAALYRGKCKLARNWATGLHLAINVLSTVMLGASNYCMQCLVSPSRAEADEAHSKRRWVSIGIPNILDLVWRQRGKRQVLGCILLVTSLPIHLIYNSAIFFVYGPSEYAAVMAPPRPMSDNGTDLWNHCLDTRGLMNQTTLAAEMSRSDLEVLSTKECFDTFARDFVSGQRLVVLVTNDPMPPGEPVVLMGMGNSGNIIDTENSNYMWMCGNHNCTKEFASQRWDGDAWNMGSGPYVHAQVPTSNGLLDMPGVSDMNATRTADLERLSKSLYNYENEDEVKSDLSKPDGWHNTSFPDSVTILGHTSTCSMAQFVPKEHQSRQQSYHIEYCLTGPKEETCQLVFSPPICLVVIGCNLVKLICALFTARDGRDEVLVTTGDAIASYLTYPDRTTEGTCLLSKPLIDKGSQDWHNRPRLLEWKSAIPKTPAASSKHPLQLESRKRWLEAASTERWVLALELIIGLVTVGTYILSTSIVNFQGSFPRTNKPQSIWGAGLGEARPSTIMSGMQLDPGASSSKIFGKALLPNAPQLVVSSGYFMLNSLVTIMVGASEYNSYAKQGKPLRVSWPRGAQRSTYYLSLPYRYSIPMLVVSAFLHWLVSQSFFFVQIVASDINGVEREIITCGYSPIGITFTVVVGVLFLFSVLFIGLSRFKSPMPLAGQCSAVISAACHPSTSSMDDDANHALKPVQWGEIPGSSWPSLDSPIQSSGYQNPFGTGGSEVYHCSFTSEEVFEPQKRRNYI